Proteins encoded by one window of Dermochelys coriacea isolate rDerCor1 chromosome 13, rDerCor1.pri.v4, whole genome shotgun sequence:
- the LOC119842287 gene encoding uncharacterized protein LOC119842287, with protein sequence MQILHLALCCLWLLLQRTAVAAGSIKVQCGETAILPCPTVAGGMHNYWAIGWYKVVNESLEMGLIRRHENSTHVYSGTQREFLMDVQQSLVIPEVQPEDSGAYRCSLWARVGHFNQHADIILQISECSTLQSATLPRETMLLDSEQGSSVSPNSTCCWGKPVPVLATVLGLLAVNLGKGLLSLAFTLVIVIILKGKRRKKVGESF encoded by the exons ATGCAGATACTGCATTTGG CTCTTTGTTGCCTATGGCTTCTCTTGCAAAGAACAGCTGTGGCAGCTGGGTCCATAAAAGTCCAGTGTGGGGAAACAGCAATCCTACCGTGTCCCACTGTTGCTGGAGGGATGCACAACTACTGGGCCATTGGCTGGTACAAG GTAGTCAATGAGAGTCTTGAAATGGGGTTGATTCGGAGACATGAGAACAGCACGCATGTGTATTCAGGGACCCAGAGGGAGTTCCTGATGGATGTGCAGCAATCGCTGGTCATTCCTGAGGTCCAGCCGGAGGACTCTGGTGCGTACCGCTGTTCCCTGTGGGCCAGAGTTGGGCATTTCAATCAGCATGCAGACATTATCCTGCAGATATCAG AGTGCTCGACTCTCCAGTCAGCCACATTACCCAGGGAGACTATGCTGCTGGATTCAGAGCAAGGGAGCAGCGTGAGCCCTAATTCCACCTGCTGCTGGGGGAAACCAGTTCCTGTCCTTGCTACTGTCCTGGGGCTGTTGGCTGTCAACTTGGGGAAAGGGCTGCTCAGCCTTGCCTTCACTCTG GTGATTGTCATCATtctgaaaggaaagagaaggaaaaaagtagGAGAAAGCTTTTAA